A portion of the Krasilnikovia cinnamomea genome contains these proteins:
- a CDS encoding Cof-type HAD-IIB family hydrolase, giving the protein MSAPPPVRLVASDIDGTLIRTDGSLSPRTAEVLDRLVRQGVPTVLVTGRPLRWLRQLYDQLAEPLPAICANGAIVYDPDTDHVLRAAPLEVELLLEVTKRLREAIPDVALAVEVEDGRKFWYEERWPMTWEAEHRNVRVLATPEELTTVPAVKLLARSVAHEPDDFYTLVGHTLAGLAEATHSSSAALVEISAAGVTKAAGLAWLCEREGFTAADVVAFGDMPNDVPMLSWAGRSVAMGNAHPAVREVADEVTLTNDEDGVAAYLERLFS; this is encoded by the coding sequence ATGTCAGCTCCGCCGCCGGTCCGCCTCGTCGCCTCCGACATTGATGGCACCCTGATCCGCACCGACGGCTCGCTCAGCCCGCGTACCGCTGAGGTGCTCGACCGGCTGGTTCGGCAGGGGGTGCCGACCGTGCTGGTCACCGGGCGGCCGCTGCGCTGGCTCCGGCAGCTCTACGACCAGTTGGCCGAGCCGCTGCCCGCGATCTGCGCGAACGGGGCGATCGTCTACGACCCCGACACCGATCACGTGCTGCGCGCCGCCCCGCTCGAGGTCGAGCTGCTGCTGGAGGTGACCAAGCGGCTGCGCGAGGCCATCCCGGACGTCGCGCTGGCCGTCGAGGTCGAGGACGGCCGCAAGTTCTGGTACGAGGAACGGTGGCCGATGACCTGGGAGGCCGAGCACCGCAACGTACGGGTGCTCGCCACGCCCGAGGAGCTGACCACCGTTCCGGCGGTGAAGCTGCTGGCCCGGTCGGTCGCCCACGAACCGGACGACTTCTACACGCTCGTCGGGCACACCCTGGCCGGGCTGGCCGAGGCCACGCACTCCTCGTCGGCCGCGCTGGTGGAGATCTCCGCGGCGGGGGTGACCAAGGCGGCCGGGCTGGCGTGGCTGTGCGAGCGGGAGGGGTTCACGGCGGCGGACGTCGTGGCGTTCGGCGACATGCCCAACGACGTACCGATGCTGAGCTGGGCGGGCCGGTCCGTCGCGATGGGCAACGCCCACCCCGCCGTCCGTGAGGTCGCCGACGAGGTGACGCTCACGAACGACGAGGACGGGGTGGCGGCGTACCTGGAGCGGCTCTTCTCTTAG
- the ddaH gene encoding dimethylargininase — protein MSHTERMPRTRTYLMCPPEHFTVEYAINPWMDTTAPVDPVLALKQWQMLHDTLAELGHQVHVLDPQPGLPDMVFAANGAFSVDGTVYGARFKHPQRAAEAAFHQLFYAQGAWRFADPAFVNEGEGDFAYLPNAYGGLILAGYGFRTDPAAHAEAQEILGRPVVSLKLVDPAYYHLDTALAALDDRNVTYFPDAFSPASQRVLSQLFPDAVLADRADAEAFGLNLVSDGRNVVLNTEAAGMADKVRAAGYTPVTVDLSELKRGGGSVKCAVAELRP, from the coding sequence ATGAGTCACACGGAGCGGATGCCGCGTACCCGGACATATCTGATGTGCCCGCCGGAGCACTTCACGGTCGAGTACGCCATCAATCCCTGGATGGACACCACCGCTCCGGTCGACCCGGTGCTCGCCCTCAAGCAGTGGCAGATGCTGCACGACACGCTGGCCGAACTCGGGCACCAGGTGCACGTGCTCGACCCGCAGCCCGGCCTGCCCGACATGGTGTTCGCCGCCAACGGTGCCTTCTCCGTCGACGGCACCGTGTACGGCGCCCGCTTCAAGCACCCGCAGCGCGCCGCCGAGGCCGCCTTCCACCAGCTCTTCTACGCCCAGGGCGCGTGGCGGTTCGCCGACCCGGCGTTCGTCAACGAGGGCGAGGGCGACTTCGCGTACCTGCCGAACGCCTACGGCGGGCTGATCCTCGCCGGGTACGGCTTCCGCACCGACCCGGCCGCGCACGCCGAGGCGCAGGAGATCCTGGGCCGCCCGGTGGTCTCGCTCAAGCTGGTCGACCCGGCCTACTACCACCTGGACACCGCGCTGGCGGCGCTCGACGACCGGAACGTCACGTACTTCCCGGACGCCTTCTCCCCCGCCTCCCAGCGGGTCCTCAGCCAGCTGTTCCCGGACGCGGTGCTCGCCGACCGGGCCGACGCGGAGGCGTTCGGCCTCAACCTGGTCAGCGACGGCCGCAACGTCGTGCTGAATACCGAGGCGGCCGGCATGGCCGACAAGGTGCGGGCGGCCGGATACACCCCGGTGACGGTCGACCTCTCCGAACTCAAGCGCGGCGGTGGCAGCGTCAAGTGCGCCGTCGCCGAACTCCGCCCCTGA
- a CDS encoding bacterial proteasome activator family protein — translation MTDDTPTPEKSDDGSVIVVGPDGRPMGTVDSNGDVSPEDPGNLIEQPAKVMRIGSMIKQLLEEVRAAPLDEASRGRLREIHQRSIKELEDGLAPELQDELERLSLPFTGDTPPSEGELRIAQAQLVGWLEGLFHGIQAALVAQQMAARLQLEQMRSGRPALPVGPNGIVPGMPGAPGPGGEGPSHSTGQYL, via the coding sequence ATGACCGACGACACCCCCACCCCTGAGAAGAGTGACGACGGCTCCGTCATCGTCGTGGGTCCCGATGGCCGCCCGATGGGCACGGTCGACTCCAACGGCGACGTCAGCCCGGAGGACCCCGGCAACCTGATCGAGCAGCCGGCCAAGGTCATGCGCATCGGCAGCATGATCAAGCAGCTGCTGGAGGAGGTCCGCGCCGCGCCGCTCGACGAGGCCAGCCGGGGCCGCCTGCGGGAGATCCACCAGCGCTCGATCAAGGAGCTGGAGGACGGCCTCGCGCCGGAACTGCAGGACGAGCTGGAGCGCCTGTCCCTGCCGTTCACCGGCGACACCCCGCCCAGCGAGGGCGAGCTGCGCATCGCCCAGGCTCAGCTGGTGGGCTGGCTGGAGGGCCTGTTCCACGGCATCCAGGCGGCGCTGGTCGCCCAGCAGATGGCGGCCCGCCTGCAGCTGGAGCAGATGCGCTCGGGACGCCCGGCGCTGCCGGTCGGCCCGAACGGCATCGTCCCCGGCATGCCGGGCGCGCCCGGCCCCGGCGGCGAGGGCCCGTCGCACAGCACCGGCCAGTACCTCTAA
- the serS gene encoding serine--tRNA ligase, whose amino-acid sequence MIDLRLLREDPEPIRASQRLRGEPTTVVDDLLRADEERRAATQRFEAVRAEQKSLGKQVPKATGDERAALLARTKELAAEVKAAEAAATDADQALRRAHLAVPNLVQDGVPPGGEDDFVVLREVGQIPDIPEPKDHLELGEGLRAIDTERGAKVSGSRFYYLTGVGALLQLALLQMAIQQAVEHGFTPSITPVLVKPESMEGTGFLGAHASEIYRLEADDLYLVGTSEVALAAYHSNEILELDGPQRYAGWSSCFRREAGSHGRDVRGILRVHQFDKVEMFSFCRPEDAQAEHLKLLAMEEEMLAKVEIPYRVIDVAAGDLGTSAARKYDCEAWVPSQQRYREVTSTSNCTTFQARRLNIRYRDEDGKPQTAATLNGTLATTRWLIPILENHQLPDGSVRVPKALQPFLGGRDVLEPVR is encoded by the coding sequence GTGATTGACCTGCGTCTGCTCCGCGAGGACCCCGAGCCGATCCGTGCCAGCCAGCGCCTGCGCGGCGAACCGACCACGGTGGTCGACGACCTGCTGCGCGCCGACGAGGAGCGCCGGGCCGCCACCCAGCGCTTCGAGGCTGTACGGGCGGAGCAGAAGTCCCTGGGCAAGCAGGTGCCGAAGGCCACCGGCGACGAACGGGCCGCGCTGCTGGCGCGTACCAAAGAACTGGCTGCCGAGGTGAAGGCGGCCGAGGCCGCCGCGACCGACGCCGACCAGGCACTGCGCCGGGCGCATCTGGCCGTGCCCAACCTGGTCCAGGACGGGGTGCCACCCGGCGGCGAGGACGACTTCGTGGTGCTGCGCGAGGTCGGGCAGATCCCGGACATCCCCGAGCCCAAGGACCACCTGGAGCTGGGTGAGGGGCTGCGGGCGATCGACACCGAGCGCGGCGCGAAGGTGTCGGGCTCGCGGTTCTACTACCTGACCGGGGTGGGCGCGCTGCTGCAGCTCGCGCTGCTGCAGATGGCGATCCAGCAGGCGGTCGAGCACGGCTTCACGCCGTCGATCACGCCGGTGCTGGTCAAGCCCGAGTCGATGGAGGGTACGGGCTTCCTCGGCGCACACGCCAGCGAGATCTACCGGCTGGAGGCCGACGACCTCTACCTCGTCGGCACCTCGGAGGTGGCGCTGGCGGCGTACCACTCGAACGAGATCTTGGAGCTCGACGGCCCGCAGCGGTACGCGGGCTGGTCGTCGTGTTTCCGGCGGGAGGCCGGGTCGCACGGCCGGGACGTGCGCGGGATCCTGCGGGTGCACCAGTTCGACAAGGTGGAGATGTTCTCGTTCTGCCGCCCGGAGGACGCCCAGGCGGAGCACCTGAAGCTGCTGGCCATGGAGGAGGAGATGCTGGCCAAGGTCGAGATCCCGTACCGGGTGATCGACGTGGCCGCGGGCGACCTCGGCACCAGCGCGGCCCGCAAGTACGACTGCGAGGCGTGGGTGCCGTCGCAGCAGCGCTACCGGGAGGTCACCTCGACCTCGAACTGCACCACCTTCCAGGCGCGGCGGCTCAACATCCGCTACCGCGACGAAGACGGCAAACCGCAGACCGCGGCCACGCTGAACGGCACCCTCGCCACCACCCGCTGGCTCATCCCGATCCTGGAGAACCACCAGCTGCCGGACGGCTCGGTGCGGGTGCCCAAGGCGCTGCAGCCGTTCCTGGGCGGGCGCGACGTGCTGGAACCCGTCCGCTAA
- a CDS encoding HAD family hydrolase — protein MVKPGLPKLIATDLDGTLVRSDDTVSPYTHEVLDRVRAAGIRVVGATGRGPRLTGLTRSDIRAAEFLVLAQGGWVVDHSHPDEPVTLHTRRLSGRALAGILADLEAAVGPLSVLVEALEHDDAPLWGDRDPTWRYPVVIEERPREACVAVDVIKAFARCADCDVDDLLATAQRIVPPEVASVTQAGMNFVEICPPGVDKASGLAVVAQSVGIDPGDVLVFGDMPNDLPMFGWAGWGRVAVANAHPSILAAADEVTLTNDADGVAVFLDKLLSR, from the coding sequence ATGGTCAAGCCCGGCTTGCCGAAGCTCATCGCCACCGATCTCGACGGCACGCTGGTGCGCAGCGACGACACCGTGTCCCCGTACACCCATGAGGTCCTCGATCGGGTCCGGGCCGCCGGGATCCGGGTGGTCGGCGCCACCGGCCGGGGTCCCCGGCTGACCGGGCTGACCCGCTCCGACATCCGCGCCGCGGAGTTCCTCGTCCTAGCCCAGGGCGGCTGGGTGGTCGACCACAGCCACCCGGACGAACCGGTCACCCTGCACACCCGGCGGCTGTCCGGGCGCGCCCTCGCCGGCATCCTGGCCGACCTGGAGGCCGCCGTCGGGCCGCTGTCCGTGCTGGTGGAGGCGCTCGAGCACGACGACGCCCCGCTGTGGGGCGACCGCGACCCCACCTGGCGCTATCCGGTGGTGATCGAGGAACGTCCGCGCGAGGCGTGCGTCGCCGTGGACGTGATCAAGGCGTTCGCCCGCTGCGCCGACTGCGACGTCGACGACCTGCTGGCCACCGCGCAGCGGATCGTGCCGCCCGAGGTGGCGTCGGTCACCCAGGCCGGCATGAACTTCGTCGAGATCTGCCCGCCCGGGGTGGACAAGGCTTCGGGCCTGGCGGTGGTGGCGCAGTCGGTCGGCATCGATCCCGGTGACGTGCTGGTGTTCGGGGACATGCCGAACGACCTGCCGATGTTCGGCTGGGCGGGCTGGGGCCGGGTGGCGGTAGCCAACGCCCACCCGTCGATCCTCGCCGCCGCGGACGAGGTGACCCTGACCAACGACGCCGACGGAGTGGCCGTGTTCCTGGACAAGCTACTGTCGAGGTGA
- a CDS encoding polymorphic toxin type 44 domain-containing protein, with protein MHRAAVLVAAPVVMTILAWDAAPATAAEPLPGADRDAVVQVALEGGPVEARAARDALLGSDADVQRFLAEGRTLAQLEDDKVRLAELVSSSGPAMTQAAQTVLAGSPDDVKNFLSTGFRAPWEQDLRVRAEDLKVTGGPATEVAAQKALSGGTSEVLDFLVTGQYAARERDDRAEVAELMVAGGPVFDEAAQEALNGSAEDVREFLERGQELARARDDELMSVKQLVEVARQAQETATEQTQAAKEATARAAVQAREAKQAAEKAASETAAAKGSSAQASAAAARAAGAANRAANAASEAIGAAKAANKAARNAANAASRSATAASRAGRAAAKAQRLAAEARKDAKKARAARDAAIEVKEYADSVSHSLAIPRLAGEAADAAADANRNARNAMTDARKAAGAADEASRQSNVSGKEAKRARREAGRADRLAQQADRATSKSENLARQAGAASRNAAKLATDAAAHAAAAADAANDAADHAGQSQDAATEAKVAAAAAQRAADTASAAAEQADLVEKTAREADAQRLAMQTEEDLEEARRLREDEQDEEVPPAWDAPEQERVDAETARLLAEATAADASAEVVLRSGRAAALRLMDSAGPWTQGAAQEALAGDEADLREFLTSGRSRAAEQDDRSRVEDLAEDAEKPALKTAAEDVLKNGTHEQIVQFLRFPNYPGRARDDRIAISDVMAAGGAATNAAAQKALKGTPAEAYAFLRTGQYVAAERDNRDAIASIMATGGPEVNASAQIALAGTRDMARRFIEVEQFKAAARDDEATTHAETVRRYVDEARGYASQAETDAANAALMAARAQGFADEAKRQEDRAKRASQSAQNYADSAARSAASAKKSAGAAQASVKKARKAADDAKISAKKADRSADRAEASAAKARYYAKKARGSARDARAAARRAGKDAKAAAKAAADVYYLEARNAGKTGDPYYVALNYIYDEMVTNSSSSLVRNIADLNRRMISEGCLSCKKDALMDWALKVGVNKDWDHKPKILKMLRMNPDEKYFDTWYTPVPDTDKKLLIDVWSNIHYGYVGKFAGFTDLELMVGQKLPGTGNRDPGDDRSVRLGFGLYRDMGVGITTTALDTRVRNSMDGWAHDTTYHVKPR; from the coding sequence ATGCACCGCGCCGCGGTCCTGGTCGCGGCGCCGGTCGTGATGACGATCCTGGCGTGGGACGCGGCACCGGCCACGGCGGCCGAGCCGCTGCCGGGGGCCGACCGGGACGCGGTCGTGCAGGTGGCGCTGGAGGGCGGCCCGGTGGAGGCGCGGGCGGCCCGGGACGCGCTGCTGGGTTCGGACGCGGATGTGCAGCGGTTCCTGGCCGAGGGCCGGACCCTGGCGCAGCTTGAGGACGACAAGGTACGCCTTGCCGAGTTGGTCTCCAGCAGCGGCCCGGCGATGACTCAGGCCGCGCAGACGGTCCTGGCCGGCTCGCCGGACGATGTCAAGAACTTCCTCAGCACCGGCTTCCGGGCCCCCTGGGAGCAGGATCTGCGGGTGCGGGCCGAGGACCTCAAGGTGACCGGCGGGCCGGCCACCGAGGTGGCGGCGCAGAAGGCGCTGTCCGGCGGCACGTCCGAGGTGCTCGACTTCCTGGTGACCGGCCAGTACGCCGCGCGTGAGCGGGACGACCGCGCTGAGGTGGCCGAGTTGATGGTCGCCGGGGGTCCGGTATTCGACGAGGCGGCGCAGGAAGCGCTGAACGGTTCCGCGGAGGACGTGCGGGAGTTCCTGGAGCGGGGGCAGGAACTGGCCCGCGCCCGCGACGACGAACTCATGTCGGTCAAGCAGCTGGTCGAGGTGGCCCGGCAGGCACAGGAAACCGCGACGGAACAGACCCAGGCCGCCAAGGAGGCCACGGCGCGCGCGGCGGTCCAGGCCCGGGAGGCCAAGCAGGCCGCGGAGAAGGCCGCCAGCGAAACCGCGGCGGCCAAGGGCTCGTCCGCCCAGGCTTCCGCGGCGGCCGCCCGCGCTGCGGGCGCGGCCAACCGCGCGGCGAACGCGGCGAGCGAGGCCATCGGTGCGGCCAAGGCGGCCAACAAGGCCGCCCGGAACGCGGCGAACGCGGCCTCCCGTTCCGCCACCGCCGCCTCGCGGGCCGGCCGCGCCGCCGCCAAGGCGCAACGCCTGGCGGCGGAGGCCAGGAAGGACGCCAAGAAGGCCCGCGCGGCGCGCGACGCGGCCATCGAGGTAAAGGAGTACGCCGATTCGGTGTCGCACTCGTTGGCCATCCCGAGGCTGGCCGGGGAGGCCGCCGACGCCGCGGCCGACGCCAACCGGAACGCGCGCAACGCCATGACCGACGCCCGCAAGGCTGCGGGCGCGGCCGATGAGGCCAGCAGGCAGTCCAACGTCTCCGGCAAGGAGGCGAAGCGGGCCCGGCGCGAGGCGGGTCGGGCTGACCGGCTGGCCCAGCAGGCGGACCGGGCGACCAGCAAGTCGGAGAACCTGGCCCGGCAGGCGGGCGCGGCCAGCCGGAACGCCGCGAAACTCGCCACGGACGCCGCCGCACACGCCGCGGCGGCAGCCGACGCCGCGAACGACGCGGCCGACCACGCCGGCCAGTCCCAGGACGCCGCGACGGAGGCCAAGGTCGCCGCGGCCGCCGCACAACGGGCCGCCGACACCGCGAGCGCGGCGGCCGAACAGGCCGATCTGGTCGAGAAGACCGCCCGGGAGGCCGACGCCCAGCGGCTCGCCATGCAGACCGAGGAGGACCTCGAAGAGGCCCGCCGGCTGCGCGAGGACGAGCAGGACGAGGAGGTGCCGCCGGCCTGGGACGCACCCGAGCAGGAGCGCGTCGACGCGGAGACGGCCCGGCTGCTGGCCGAGGCCACGGCGGCCGACGCCTCGGCGGAGGTCGTGCTGCGCAGCGGCCGAGCGGCGGCGCTGCGACTGATGGATTCCGCCGGGCCGTGGACGCAGGGCGCGGCGCAGGAGGCGCTGGCGGGTGACGAGGCGGACCTTCGGGAGTTCCTGACCAGTGGTCGGTCACGCGCGGCCGAGCAGGACGACCGTTCCCGGGTGGAAGACCTGGCCGAGGACGCCGAGAAGCCGGCTCTCAAGACCGCCGCCGAGGACGTACTCAAGAACGGTACGCACGAGCAGATCGTGCAGTTCCTCCGCTTTCCGAACTATCCGGGACGGGCCCGCGACGACCGCATCGCCATCTCCGACGTCATGGCTGCCGGCGGCGCCGCCACCAACGCGGCGGCGCAGAAGGCCCTCAAGGGGACTCCGGCCGAGGCGTACGCCTTCCTCCGAACTGGACAGTACGTGGCCGCGGAACGCGACAACCGGGACGCGATCGCCAGCATCATGGCCACCGGTGGACCGGAGGTGAACGCCTCCGCGCAGATCGCCCTCGCGGGCACTCGCGACATGGCTCGCCGTTTCATCGAGGTCGAGCAGTTCAAGGCGGCCGCCCGCGACGACGAGGCGACAACCCACGCGGAGACCGTGCGCCGCTACGTCGACGAGGCGCGCGGCTACGCGTCGCAGGCCGAGACCGACGCGGCCAACGCCGCCCTGATGGCGGCCCGGGCACAGGGCTTCGCCGACGAGGCCAAGCGTCAGGAGGACCGGGCGAAGCGCGCGAGCCAGAGCGCGCAGAACTACGCGGACAGCGCCGCCCGTTCGGCGGCGAGCGCCAAGAAGTCGGCCGGTGCGGCCCAGGCGTCGGTGAAGAAGGCCCGCAAGGCCGCGGACGACGCCAAGATCTCCGCGAAGAAGGCGGACCGGTCGGCCGACCGTGCCGAGGCGTCCGCGGCGAAGGCCAGGTACTACGCGAAGAAGGCGCGCGGGTCGGCGCGGGACGCCCGGGCCGCGGCCAGGCGGGCCGGCAAGGACGCCAAGGCCGCGGCGAAGGCCGCCGCCGACGTGTACTACCTGGAGGCGCGGAACGCGGGGAAGACCGGCGATCCCTACTACGTCGCGCTCAACTACATCTACGACGAGATGGTCACCAACAGCTCCAGCTCGCTGGTGCGGAACATCGCCGACCTCAACCGGAGAATGATTTCGGAGGGCTGCCTCAGCTGCAAGAAGGACGCCCTCATGGACTGGGCTCTGAAGGTCGGGGTCAACAAGGACTGGGACCACAAACCCAAGATTTTGAAGATGCTCCGCATGAATCCGGACGAGAAGTACTTCGACACCTGGTACACCCCGGTCCCGGACACCGACAAGAAGCTGCTCATCGATGTGTGGTCGAACATCCACTACGGGTACGTCGGCAAGTTCGCCGGCTTCACCGACCTGGAACTGATGGTGGGCCAGAAACTCCCGGGCACCGGCAACAGGGATCCCGGAGACGACCGGTCGGTGCGGCTCGGTTTCGGCCTCTACCGCGACATGGGTGTCGGAATCACCACGACCGCTCTGGACACCCGCGTCCGGAACAGCATGGACGGTTGGGCCCACGACACCACTTATCACGTCAAGCCGCGCTGA
- a CDS encoding type II toxin-antitoxin system HicA family toxin, which translates to MYRHAQGNVVVVPQHATIKRGTLASILRQAGLTAAEFLALLDGK; encoded by the coding sequence GTGTATCGCCACGCCCAGGGCAACGTTGTGGTCGTACCTCAGCACGCGACGATCAAGCGCGGAACCCTCGCCTCGATCCTGCGGCAGGCTGGATTAACCGCCGCCGAGTTCCTGGCCCTGCTCGACGGGAAGTGA
- a CDS encoding type II toxin-antitoxin system HicB family antitoxin: MVRTFTAAVHQEDDWYVARCLELDVASQGETLDAALANLREAVEVFLDEVAAPAIEATPLVTSFQVERAA; encoded by the coding sequence ATGGTACGGACATTCACCGCGGCGGTGCACCAAGAGGACGACTGGTACGTCGCCCGTTGTCTGGAGTTGGACGTAGCCAGTCAGGGCGAAACGCTGGACGCGGCGCTCGCCAACCTGCGGGAGGCCGTCGAGGTCTTCCTCGACGAGGTGGCAGCCCCCGCCATCGAGGCCACGCCGCTGGTGACCTCGTTTCAGGTGGAGCGGGCTGCGTGA
- a CDS encoding Lrp/AsnC family transcriptional regulator: MQMDAVDQRIIALLVNDARASYAEIGAKVSLSAPAVKRRVDRLRSSGVIKGFTTVIEPAAVGWTTEAFVELFCTGRTTPAQITVATRRHPEVVGAYTVSGQADALVHLRAADIGHLEQALERLRAEPFVTSTRSMVVLSRLVETPTPVPAPS, from the coding sequence TTGCAGATGGACGCCGTAGACCAGCGAATCATTGCGTTGCTCGTGAATGACGCGCGCGCGTCCTACGCCGAGATCGGGGCCAAGGTGTCCCTGTCGGCGCCGGCCGTGAAGCGACGCGTCGACCGCCTGCGCTCCAGCGGGGTCATCAAGGGATTCACCACCGTCATCGAACCGGCCGCCGTGGGCTGGACCACCGAGGCGTTCGTGGAGCTGTTCTGCACCGGCCGGACCACCCCCGCGCAGATCACGGTCGCGACCCGGCGCCACCCCGAGGTGGTCGGGGCGTACACCGTGTCCGGGCAGGCCGACGCGCTCGTGCACCTGCGCGCCGCCGACATCGGCCACCTGGAACAGGCCCTGGAACGGCTGCGCGCCGAGCCGTTCGTCACCTCGACCCGCAGCATGGTGGTGCTGTCCCGGCTCGTCGAGACCCCCACCCCGGTGCCCGCGCCGAGCTGA
- a CDS encoding beta-propeller domain-containing protein, translating to MPAPRWTRPLLCGALAAALPLTGCTARPAPPRPISTISAGALRLVAFDSCQQLLDDLRSHTKKVVGPWGLPGDRVMPAAAADSARAAEKGAADAPAPTAPHSGTNNHEQDADEPDIVKTDGRRIVTVTGNRLRVVDAASRRTTGRLHLGVAGDAQVLLAGDAALVLVRSADLGAAIDRVGPPLPNQAQLILVDLRGTPRVVSRYTGDGTMVDARQTGTVARVVLRATPEIALPDRPNATEDDRLTANRAAVGRAPLESWLPDWSVTTGTATTSGKVGCDRVSRPADFSGTSLLTVLTFDLTAPALTDGDPVTVVADADTVYGTGTSLYLAGDQRWRFDAWPEPAGSPKAGNTEIYRLDLHGADRPRYAAAGSVPGRLVNQYALSEWNGHLRVATTDDRSSASAVRVLEQRGDTLAPVGVVDGLGHGERIYSVRFIGPRGYVVTFRQTDPLYAVDLADPKHPTVTGELKITGYSAHLQPVGEGRLIGVGQEADTKGRISGMQVSLFDTTDPAQPRRLAQHHIADGQSDAEWDPHALLWWPASRLLVVPVTTYDPRGRSIPAASALALRVTDGGLTEVGKIAQPQVVDGMAPTVRRTLVVGDVLWTVSDFGLQASNLSTMDRLAWLPNA from the coding sequence ATGCCTGCCCCACGCTGGACCCGCCCCCTGCTCTGCGGCGCCCTCGCCGCCGCCCTGCCGCTGACCGGCTGCACCGCGCGCCCCGCGCCGCCCCGGCCGATCAGCACGATTTCGGCGGGAGCCCTGCGGCTCGTCGCCTTCGACTCGTGCCAGCAGCTGCTCGACGACCTTCGTTCGCACACCAAGAAGGTGGTCGGGCCGTGGGGGCTGCCCGGCGACCGGGTGATGCCGGCGGCGGCGGCAGACAGCGCCCGGGCGGCTGAGAAGGGGGCCGCGGACGCCCCCGCGCCCACCGCACCGCACTCGGGCACCAACAATCACGAGCAGGACGCCGACGAACCGGACATCGTGAAGACCGACGGCCGGCGCATCGTCACCGTGACCGGCAACCGGCTGCGGGTCGTCGACGCGGCCAGCCGGCGGACCACCGGCCGTCTGCACCTCGGCGTCGCGGGCGACGCGCAGGTACTGCTGGCCGGGGACGCCGCCCTGGTGCTGGTCCGCTCCGCCGACCTGGGGGCCGCGATCGACCGCGTCGGGCCGCCGCTGCCGAACCAGGCGCAACTGATCCTCGTCGACCTGCGCGGCACTCCACGGGTCGTCAGCCGGTACACCGGCGACGGCACCATGGTCGACGCCCGGCAGACCGGGACCGTCGCCCGGGTGGTGCTGCGCGCGACGCCGGAGATCGCGCTGCCCGATCGGCCCAACGCCACCGAGGACGACCGGCTGACAGCCAATCGCGCCGCCGTCGGCCGCGCGCCGCTGGAGTCGTGGCTGCCGGACTGGTCCGTCACGACCGGCACCGCCACCACCTCCGGCAAGGTGGGCTGCGACCGGGTCAGCCGGCCCGCCGACTTCTCCGGCACGTCGCTGCTCACCGTCCTGACGTTCGACCTGACGGCACCCGCGCTCACCGACGGCGACCCGGTCACGGTGGTGGCCGACGCCGACACCGTGTACGGCACGGGCACCAGCCTGTACCTGGCCGGCGACCAGCGGTGGCGCTTCGACGCCTGGCCGGAACCGGCCGGCAGCCCGAAGGCCGGGAACACCGAGATCTACCGCCTGGATCTCCACGGCGCCGACCGCCCCCGGTACGCGGCCGCCGGATCGGTGCCGGGCCGGCTCGTCAACCAGTACGCGCTGTCGGAATGGAACGGGCACCTGCGCGTAGCGACGACCGACGACCGAAGCTCCGCCTCGGCCGTCCGGGTGCTGGAACAGCGCGGGGACACGCTCGCGCCGGTCGGGGTCGTGGACGGGCTGGGCCACGGCGAACGGATCTACTCGGTGCGGTTCATCGGCCCCCGTGGCTACGTGGTCACCTTCCGGCAGACCGACCCGCTGTACGCGGTCGATCTCGCCGACCCGAAGCACCCGACCGTCACCGGCGAGCTGAAGATCACCGGATATTCGGCGCACCTGCAGCCGGTCGGTGAGGGGCGGCTCATCGGCGTCGGCCAGGAGGCCGACACCAAGGGGCGGATCTCCGGCATGCAGGTGTCGTTGTTCGACACCACCGATCCGGCCCAGCCCCGGCGGCTGGCCCAGCACCACATCGCGGACGGGCAGTCCGACGCCGAATGGGACCCGCACGCCCTGCTGTGGTGGCCCGCCAGCCGGCTGCTCGTGGTGCCGGTCACGACGTACGATCCGCGCGGCCGCAGCATTCCCGCGGCGTCGGCGCTGGCCCTGCGGGTGACCGACGGTGGGCTGACCGAGGTCGGGAAGATCGCGCAGCCGCAGGTGGTGGACGGCATGGCACCGACCGTGCGGCGGACCCTCGTGGTCGGTGACGTCCTGTGGACCGTTTCGGACTTCGGACTGCAGGCGTCCAACCTGTCCACGATGGACCGCCTGGCCTGGCTGCCGAACGCCTGA